A stretch of DNA from Ovis aries strain OAR_USU_Benz2616 breed Rambouillet chromosome 14, ARS-UI_Ramb_v3.0, whole genome shotgun sequence:
CCTTCACGGCCTTGGGTTCCCAGGCTCTCCTTGCAGGGACCCAAGAGCTGCCCTGGAAGAAGGCAGGGAAGAGCGGCTGAGGAGGGGGCCTCAGGGCCAGCTCGGGGTGGGGGGCCGCTTGCTGGCTTAGGCTTAGAGATACCTCCACCCTGGAGAGGCAGCCCTGCGCAGGGTGGTGGCAGGAAGACAGCGGCGGGCTGCCCAGAAGGCCCACGAGCAGGAACTAGCTGGAGGAGCCTCTGCTCCTTGCCCCTCGCACCCCGCTGTGGACTGAGGGCTCGGGGATCCTGGCCACCGGTTCAGGCTTCTGGGCCATTGTCTCCTCTGTGAGGCAAGAGGGAGCCTCCGAAGCAGAAGCTGGTGACACTCACCAGCCAGGAGCCGGGTGACAGGTGCATGGTGGCAGAAGAGAGGGCTGGCCTTGGGTTCTGGAATGCCAGCCCCGTGCTGCTGGCCGGGTGTCCCCCAGCCACTCACGGCCTGAGGGTCATAAACATACAGGGAACACGAAGGGCTGAGCAGCGGCCGCACCCTGGAGTGGCAGGGGGCGACCGGGGGCGGGGGCAAGCCTCATTCCCAGCCTCCATGTTGGAGGAGCCCCACACCCCCGACacagccctccctgcccccaagaCCCCGGGCGGGGAAGGGCCTGCCCACAGGGGGCTGAGTCACATGAGGGGCAGGACTTGCTGCCTTCGGGGCGCGGGAGCAAGGGGACgcccagcccccccacccccgcccgcctGGCCACATCTGTGCACAGCACCCGGGATTTGCCGCCGTCGCTGGCATCTCCCTGGCAACCCCTAATCTCAGCCCCTCTGCATCTAATGCAGAGAGTGCTGGGGGAGAAACACAGACCGTGGGTGCCAGCCTCAGATGGCGCGCTTCGCCATCGCCTCTGGCCTGCACGTCTCCCCCTCTTCCGTCTGCATGGGTGGCGCGGCATCTGGCTGCCCCCTGGGGCCAGTGCTCCAGTGCATCCCTCAGCCTCCTCAGGAGGGGGAGCTGCTCCCTGGTGCCGGGATACCCAGGCCCCAGCAATACTACGCCAGGGATGTCCCTTCCGCTTTCCCAGGGGAGCCCGGAATGCTCCCCGCAGACTGGCCCCTGAGAGCGAACCCAGCCCAGCTCCTTGTGAGCTTTGCTGAACCAGTGTTGCCCTCGTCCTGGTGTTTTTTCAGAGGTGCCTTCCAGGCTCTGACCATCAGCAGGCTGCGCCCCACCAGGAGCCAGGTTCATCAGTGAGGGTTCCATTTGCATGAAGCACTTGTGATTACCCCAAGCGGACTGAGCTGCTAAGCCTCAAAGGGACAGGGTTGTAGCTGCAGTGGCCACCCATTGGGCAGCTAGGCTGGGACTGGACACCAGAGCAAGTTCCTCCTGTCATGTCTGGTATTGCAGCTGTGCGGTGCACAACCTGTGCCACAGCACAGAGCAGCTAGGAGCGTGCTAACGAGGAGTTCTCAGAGGCGTCAGCTGCCCAGTGGCAAGACCagctttccttccccagggacacAGAGTGACTGCGGGCCTCTGAGCCCCAGAGCTCAAAACCAGATGTCCTGCCAAGTGGAGAGCCTGTAGACCTCGGCCGTCCCTGTGGTCTCTGGCCtcagccctgcccctcctcccccttctccctggACCCTGTTCCAAGCCCCAGCTGGCTTCTGGCTGGCTGCTGGCCCTGGCTTTCACCCCAAAGGGAGCCACTCATAAACAGGAAATGCTTCCCGGTGTGATGCCTGCTCTGGGCACCGCTGCCAGCCCACAGGCTGAGGGCCTTATCCAAGCAGCAGTGTTGACTGGTCCTGTCCGCTGAGGGGGAGGGGGTGCTCCGGAGCGCTCCCCTCTTTGGGGCCAAGAGTTGGGGATTTGCCGGGGCTGAGGTGGACACATGTCCCGAGGTCGGGCTCCACCGGCCTGTGGCTGGTGCTTCCCCCTCCAGCAGCCCCACGTGCACTCAGGCCCTGACGCTGAGCCCTTCTGCTCCCTTCCACAGAGACGGTCTGAAGGCAGCACCCAAGTCGCAGAAAGCAGACTCCCCCAGCATCGACTACGCGGAGCTGCTGCAGCACTTCGAGCGGGTCCAGAAGAAGCACCTGGAAGTGAGGCACCAGCGGAGCGGGCGTGGGGATCACCTGGACCGGAGGGTGGTCCTCTGACGGCCTGGCGTGGAGACAGGCCCACGGAGTGGTGCCATGGCGTACTGGGGGTCTTCAGGCCTCCTCCCGCAGAGCCCAAGGGTCTGCCTCGAGGGCAAGGCTGGGCCTGGCCACCAGCGTGGGGCAGGGTGGTGGGCTGGAGGCGCTGACCACTGCACTgctctcccagcccagccccaggcccccagctgCACTGGGGGTCAGACCGAGCTGGCTTCCCACCAGGGTGGGGCCACGACCTCAGACACCCCTGTTTTCTGGAATCGGGTTCTTTCTAACGCCCTCTTGTAAAGAGCTTGACGCCCCAAGCCCACCAGACCTCTGACCTCGTGCagatgtgtgtacatacatgtataccCGTCTGTGTGCACATAGGGACCAGCACAGATCCGTATGAAGGATGCACCCCTCCCCAATAAAGAAGTGACAGAAAACTCTCCACCCACGCCTGGCCTGCTCCTTCCCATGGGTGCCCACCCCACTGATGCTCAGCAGCCCTGGGACCCTGCTGCCAGTCCTAGAGACCTATTCTCATGCCCCCAGGCTTTGGGGGGCCTCAGGTAGGCCCACTGATGCCCCAGCGGCTCTTGTGGGTTCCTAGAGTAGGAGAGAAAGGCCTTGGGTGGGCTTTTCCCCAGAGCCCCAGCATAGGCCTGGGAGGGTGAGTTCCCCTGTCTGAAGTCTCCAGGTCAGGAAGACAGGCTGAACTCACCATGGCCCGCGTGCACACACGCATCCTCCTACGTATGTGCCCCAGGCATCAGAGAGGGGATGAGGGCCTGCCTCTCTTCTGCTGGTCCTGCTCGGCCCCAAACCCTGAGGACCGGACCCCACCGTCCCCCGAGGCCCGGCCTGGGGCACCCCATGCAGGTGGCATCAATCAGCACGGGCCCTACTTGGAAAAGGAGCCGGAGAACTGGAGGAGGGCCCAAACTCCTGTGCCTGGGATGAAATGTCCCAAGGCGGGCGGCCTCTGGGACACCGTACGCCCCTGCTACGTGTGGTGGGTGGGTCCACCACACAGGATGTGCCCCAGGATCTCAGCTTGCTCCCGTCTTCTGAAAACGCGGGGAGACACAGACAGCCCTAGACCAGAGGCTGGAGGGTGGTGGGGAGCCCCTTCACGGGGCGGCGCCCAACCGCCGGCCCCACCTCCGCGGGGAAGCCAGGCAGCGCCGCCCCCGCGGCGGCGCCTGCGCCCGCCGGGCCTGCTCTGGCTGCTCCGGCCGCACCCGGGCTCGGATTTCAAAGCCCGGGCTCCGGGCGGTGAATGGGCCGGCGCCCGCCCGGCCTCCCCGCAGACCCCTCCCCGCGGCCCGCCCCCCGCGCCCACGTGACGCCCCGGCCTCCGCGCTCGGGTTACGGCCGCCGCGCCAGTCCCCGCGCCGAGGctgcgccgcccgccgcccgcgccgCGCCCCCCGCGCCGCCCGCCAGCCCCGCCGCGACATGGCCCGCGCCGCCCCGCGGCGGCCCGCCACCCCCGCGCGCGGCGCGGCCGGCCGCTGAGCGCGGCCCGGAGGCGGCAGGCCCGGCCCGGCCTCGGAGCGACAGCCGCCGCGGCGCGGGTCCCAGCGCCCTGCCTGCGCCGCCGCCCGGCCCGAGCATGGAGACGGCGGAGAAGGAGTGCGGCGCCCTGGGCGGGCTCTTCCAGGCCATCGTCAACGACATGAAGGTAACGGGCGCGGATGCGACGCGGTGGCGGCGGCAGCCGCGTCCCGCCGTGTCGGGGAGGCCCCGCGTCTGTGTGCCCTTGTCTGAGTGCGTCTGGCCTCTGTCTGCCGTGCGCCCTGGTCTCCGGGTGCCCGTCGTGGGGGGTGTGGGCACGCGCGTGTCTGGGTGTCCGTGCGATACCCAGGGTCCATGCCCCTGGTCGCCCGGGTCGCAGCGCCCCCTTGGGGTCCCGACCTGAGCCTGCGCACACGCGGGCTTCCCGCGCCCCAGACCCCCAAACCATGAATGGGGGGTTGGCTCCGGGGGCGACTCACGGCCCTTTAAAGGGTCCAGGGTCTCTCCGGCCTCTCCTCTACCACCCCCGTGGCCCCCTTCCCCGACCCCGACGGCCCCGGAACCCAGACAATGCTGTCACTGCCAAAGCAGCGAAAAATAATAAACAGGGAACCGTTAACTCCTTCCCTGCCAGCCTTGCCTCTGCGCCCGCCGCCCGGGCCCCAAACCAGCTCCAGGACCCCACCGTCTGTGCGAGGAGTGGCCCAGGCCCCAAGGCCTCTGACCTGCCTTGGGGGGAGGAGGGCGAGGGTGGGCCTGAGGGAGCAGCCCCAGGGGAGGACTGCCGGCTGCTCCAGGCTCTCAGCTCCAGCCCCTCTCTCGGATGGCCCAAGGTCAGGCTTCAGCAGGCCACCAACTCCTGGCCCACGCTGGCTCACCAGGTGGGGAAACCGAGGCTGGGAACGGCTCAAGGTCACTG
This window harbors:
- the LOC121816415 gene encoding basic salivary proline-rich protein 2-like; the protein is MKDAPLPNKEVTENSPPTPGLLLPMGAHPTDAQQPWDPAASPRDLFSCPQALGGLRHQRGDEGLPLFCWSCSAPNPEDRTPPSPEARPGAPHAGGINQHGPYLEKEPENWRRAQTPVPGMKCPKAGGLWDTVRPCYVWWVGPPHRMCPRISACSRLLKTRGDTDSPRPEAGGWWGAPSRGGAQPPAPPPRGSQAAPPPRRRLRPPGLLWLLRPHPGSDFKARAPGGEWAGARPASPQTPPRGPPPAPT